The following coding sequences lie in one Serinus canaria isolate serCan28SL12 chromosome 12, serCan2020, whole genome shotgun sequence genomic window:
- the LOC108963559 gene encoding heat shock transcription factor, Y-linked-like produces the protein MEDEWDIWNGSDRHKTKRAPAVSSESTGKDNRFFPLCFPEKLWKMLESDQFRSIWWSEGGKCVAINKDLFEVEVLGRGVCQRVFNTQHIRSVIRQLNLYGFTKVQRDFQRSASLPEFLAEEAAASAHSQILYYYNPSFNRAHPWLLGTCKRRAALKQRALCAAGLDERPLQKPTWSVWRDTQESAEAHPSPLTAAPMLLEPSGALYGYEI, from the exons ATGGAGGACGAGTGGGACATCTGGAATGGCAGTGACAGACACAAGACCAAACGAGCTCCTGCTGTTTCCAGTGAGAGCACAGGCAAAGACAATCGATTCTTCcccctctgctttccagagAAGCTTTGGAAAATGCTGGAAAGTGACCAGTTTCGGTCCATTTGGTGGAGTGAGGGTGGAAAATGTGTGGCCATCAACAAAGATCTCTTTGAAgtggaggtgctgggcaggggagtTTGCCAGCGGGTTTTTAACACGCAGCACATCAGGAGTGTTATTCGCCAGCTGAACCTCTATGGATTCACCAAAGTGCAGCGGGATTTCCAAAGATCTGCCTCTCTGCCTGAATTCCtggcagaggaagcagcagcttctgctcatAGCCAG ATCCTCTACTACTATAACCCCAGCTTCAACAGAGCGCATCCCTGGCTGTTGGGAACATGCAAAAGGAGAGCTGCCCTCAAACAGAGagccctgtgtgcagcagggtTGGATGAAAGGCCTCTCCAAAAGCCCACATGGTCAGTGTGGAGGGACACGCAGGAGTCAGCTGAAGCCCATCCATCTCCACTGACAGCTGCTCCCATGCTTCTAGAGCCTTCTGGAGCACTGTATGGATATGAAATCTAA